Proteins encoded within one genomic window of Solenopsis invicta isolate M01_SB chromosome 10, UNIL_Sinv_3.0, whole genome shotgun sequence:
- the LOC105197825 gene encoding zinc finger protein 69 homolog, which produces MESPGSGSSRDRPVECPRALPEFSKLRTMPAAAAIAAADGRSVQSQGMQTITTQAVTFPQDTSSTLSKLFTPSWQDTLLQLCDKQVFNQIINVPNYSQNNGMLGAQSGSFSFMNNLSYLPSTSQADIIKQEPDIQLKEKNSDKETEILVKHQTAAVMAEYFQKIPEASLREALGLCTEVKKEKLREEKIEHTQNNILNIPNIRNIYLQNGNNFASSDQMTVNPNDLNLQNEQEIENSLRNVLKVEQQVQTDLPKIEKKSKFRAKIGEIKISIDYNGTTVYCCPECNLGLPDKIDMEQHIQSHLQERKYQCKECGAMLKRKEHLDQHMRGHSNERPYKCEVCKKGFKRNEHLTRHTVIHSGNKDFACKMCQKAFSRKDHLNKHLQTHFGTRKNKMKEDSYFVEQKDTRLFDNSIDIAAAPKQEVSYVLKDGSLVKQEAAILQHLQNIQRNPTLLHTFASLKEHMKDITMPEQAQSSNMSENARYLMPS; this is translated from the exons ATGGAATCACCCGGGAGCGGGTCGTCTCGCGATCGCCCGGTAGAATGTCCCCGCGCGTTACCGGAGTTCTCCAAGTTGCGTACGATGCcggccgccgccgccatcgCCGCGGCCGACGGACGTAGTGTGCAGTCGCAGGGGATGCAAACCATTACCACTCAAGCAGTTACGTTTCCTCAAGACACTTCG AGCACACTCAGCAAGTTGTTTACGCCGTCTTGGCAGGATACGTTACTTCAACTATGCGACAAGCAAGTTTTTAATCAGATAATTAATGTCCCAAATTACAGTCAAAATAATGGGATGCTTGGTGCACAATCTGGCAGTTTTAGTTTTATGAATAATCTATCTTACCTACCTTCCACGTCGCAAGCAGATATTATAAAGCAAGAGCCAGATATTCAGCTTAAAGAGAAGAATTCAGACAaa gaAACTGAAATACTGGTGAAACATCAAACAGCAGCAGTTATGGCTGAATATTTCCAGAAAATACCTGAAGCTTCTCTGCGGGAAGCACTCGGACTATGTACAGAAGTAAAAAAGGAGAAACTGCGCGAGGAAAAAATAGAACACACACAgaataatattctaaatataccaaatatcagaaatatttatcTGCAAAATGGTAATAATTTTGCAAGCTCGGATCAAATGACTGTTAATCCAAACGATTTGAATCTGCAAAATGAACAAGAAATTGAAAACAGTTTgcgaaatgttttaaaagtcGAGCAGCAGGTACAAACAGATTTGCCGAAAATTGAGAAAAAGTCGAAATTTCGAGCGAAAATTGGCGAGATCAAAATCAGTATTGATTATAATGGAACTACAGTTTATTGTTGCCCAGAATGCAACTTGGGACTTCCAGACAAGATTGATATGGAACAACATATACAGAGTCACTTACAA gaACGAAAATACCAATGTAAGGAGTGTGGTGCCATGTTGAAAAGAAAGGAGCATCTTGATCAGCATATGCGAGGTCATTCGAACGAGCGACCTTATAAATGCGAAGTATGCAAGAAGGGATTCAAAAGAAACGAGCATTTAACAAGACATACCGTTATTCATTCCGGCAACAAGGATTTTGCGTGCAAGATGTGCCAGAAAGCATTTTCGCGCAAGGATCACTTGAACAAGCACCTTCAAACGCACTTTGGCACTCGTAAGAATAAAATGAAGGAGGATTCTTATTTTGTTGAGCAAAAAGATACAAGACTATTTGATAACAGTATTGATATTGCCGCGGCGCCTAAGCAGGAGGTAAGCTATGTTCTAAAGGACGGTAGTTTAGTGAAACAGGAAGCTGCCATTCTACAGCATCTTCAGAATATTCAAAGAAATCCGACTCTGTTGCATACATTCGCTTCTCTTAAAGAACATATGAAAGATATAACAATGCCTGAACAGGCACAGAGCAGTAATATGAGTGAAAATGCAAGGTATTTAATGCCATCTTAG